TCTAGGGCCTGCTGAGAAAGCGGTCGGGTCAAACCAGGCGAACTACCGCCACTGTTCGATTGCCCCTCGGGGCCTGCCTCGTCGTTGGTAGACATAATTACCCGTCCTGTAGTGAGAGCGTGCGCTTTCCATCCTCCGCAACCCCCACGTACCGCCGCTACCTCCTCGTTCAGGGGTGATCATGGCCTAATGACTCACGCCGCGGCCAGTCCCTCATGGCCCCATCGGTTCAGGCCAATGGGCCTGGCCTGTTTGCCTCATCTCTCCTAAGGACGGATTGCCCTTGGCCTGACGCCTGACGTCCCTCAAAGTTGAGCGTGGCGGAACTGCAGACCTTAAGTGCCGTTCAGACCGCGGACGTGTAGTCTTCGCGACGGCGGAGGAAGAACATCACTTTGAACGGGCTGACCACAGCATGAGAAGGCGAACCACAGAGCCGGGATTCGGACCTGCACGCAGCGCCAAAACGCGGCGGATTGTCGTGGTCGTTTTCGCCGCTTTGATCGTTGCATCCCTTTCCGTAGGCGGAGTGAGCTACGTCACCCGACGAAATGCGAGTCCACAACTCCAGCCGACGGAATCGATCCAGCCCTCGACCACTCCATCCGGGCCGACCACGAGCCCTTCACCGCAAACGAGCGGGTCCCCCAAGGCGTCGACCAACGCATTCCCTCCGGGGCACAATCTCGGGACATGGCTGTCTGCGCATGGGAAGCAAGTCACGAAGACCTGCGCCGTTTGTCACCCGCCGACCAAGTGCAGGGCCTGCCACGGCCTGGACATGCCTCACGCAAGAACCTGGCAAGGCATCCACGGGACTGAGGCGCTCGCGAGGAAAGCGACGTGCCTGAAGTGCCACAGCCAGACTTCCTTCTGCGACGCATGCCACGCCAAACTCGCTCACGGCCTGGGGTGGTTTGCCAAGCATGGGCCGAAATCCAAGGCCGGCGGCGCCACCTGTCGCAACTGCCACGCGGTCTCAAGTGTCAACGCATGCGAGAAGTGTCACGCCAGGAACGTCCACCCCAGCACGTGGCAGGGCGATCACGGAAAGAAGGCGCTGGCCGCTAACGCGAACTGCATCAACTGCCACAAGACCCAGACCGCCTTTTGCACCGCGTGCCACGGTCTAGTGATGCCGCACGCGAGCGATTGGGAAACCGCGCACCGCGCCGCGGCCCGTTCCGACATCGCCACTTGTGAGAACTGTCACACGAAACAGGACTGCGCCGCCTGTCACGACATGACAAAAGTGAGCACCTGCGACAACTGCCACGCAACGCAGGTCGCAGACATCGCCAAGAGCCCGCCGCACTACGAGAGTCAGTGCCTTACGTGCCACAAGCAGAACTCCAAGGTCATCGGACCGAACGCCGGCCACATGACGAAGAACCCCGACTGCTTCCAGTGCCACGACAGGAACGCGCTTTTCCCAACGGGGAAGTCAAACGCCCCGAGAGACTGGATGAAGGACTTCGGTGACGGGCCATTTACCTGGCCGAAGCGTCAACAGCACTCCTCGACCGACACCACGTGCACCAACTGCCACACGATCCACGACGCAAGCCAGCGGAAGTTCCCGCCCGGCACCGACACCAAGAGTTCCAACTGCGCGCCGGCATGCCACTCCCGGCTGGACACCAGCGTCGTGTCGCGCGGACTCACGAATGCTTCCGGCGATCCGGAGCAGACCACCTACCGTGGAACCATCGATCCCGGGGCATTGATCAACGCCAGCGCGACCAAGCACAAGACGGTAGTGCTGGCGGGCAACGGGTGCGCCTCCCTATGCCATAAGGGATCGCACGGGACGGTCACGATGTGCGTCTCATGCCACTCATACAAATACTCCGACTCGTCGAACCTCCATGCAACGCACATCCCATTCGTCTCCGGGGAGCAGCAACAGGCCGACCCGGGGAACTTCGAGGCAGGCAGTTCGTCGTCGGCCTGCAAGTACTGCCACCGGCCGGGCGAGCAAGGGGTCAAGGCGGGGAGCAAGGTGTTCCAGGCCGCATGCTGGAACTGCCACCTGTCCGGACACAGCCCGACCACTCCGTACTGGGAACTCCCCAGCTAGCGCAGGACGGAAGCCCGTCCCCGACCGGTAGTCGTATCCCGCCGATCGTCTCTTCTCGCCGACTGTGTCCCGGCGTAAGATGCCACTAGCGTCGGCCCCTTCTCGGCGTAGACCGCCCACAGCCGGCGGCTGTTCCTCGGAAATGAGAGGAGGTCGCAGCGATGAACTCGCGACGATCTGCAATGAGCGGCTCGACCGGCGACGGCCCCGTCGGAGGCAAGATGGGGATCCCCGCGCGCAACCTAGACGACGCCATCCTCGAGCGCGAGTTGCGACAGATGTGGCGCACTCGGGAAGACACGGTTGTCAACGGGGGCGCCCACGCCATCCGCGCGCACACCGACCGCATGCTCGAACTCGAGCATGAGTACATCGCTCGCTTCCCCCGCGAAACAACGGCTGAGCCCGGGCGAACCC
This window of the Actinomycetota bacterium genome carries:
- a CDS encoding DUF6158 family protein; translation: MNSRRSAMSGSTGDGPVGGKMGIPARNLDDAILERELRQMWRTREDTVVNGGAHAIRAHTDRMLELEHEYIARFPRETTAEPGRTRRGARRRVAS